The uncultured Paludibaculum sp. sequence TCTCCTGAAACCGGTGGCCAAGGGGCACGAGGCGGCCGAGAGCGGCTTCCGGCTGCTGCGTCCCTTCTTCCTGGGCTTTGACCACATCTTCAACCGGCTGCGGGACAGGTATCAGCTCTCGGTGCGGCACATTCTGGGCTTCAAGCTGCCTTATCTGTTCGTCTTCGCCGTGATCGTCGTGGCAATGGGGGTTCTGTTCACGCGGATGCCTACCGCCTACCTGCCGGATGAGGATCAAGGCATGCTCATGGCCATGGTGCAACTGCCGGCGGGGTCCACGCGCGAGCAGACGGAGGAGGTCCTGACGAAGGTCCGCCATCATTTCCTGGTGGACCAGAAGGACGCCGTCCAATCGTGCATGACCATCTCCGGCTTCAGCTTCGCTGGACGCGGCCAGGACCAGGGTATGGCGTTCATCATGCTCAAGGACTGGGAACTACGCAACCGGCCGGAGCTGCGCGCGCAACAGGTGGCGGGCAAGGCCATGGGTTCGTTCGCATCGATGCGGAACGCTATCGTGTTCGCGTTTCCGCCGCCCGCGGTGGTGGAACTGGGCCAAGCCAAAGGATTTGACTTCATGTTGCAGGATCGCGGCGGGCTGGGCCACGAGAAGCTGATGGAGGCCCGGAAACAACTGCTGGATCTGGCCGCCAAGGATCCGCGGCTGATGGCGGTCCGGCATAATGGGATTCCCGACGTGCCGCAGTATAAGGTCGATCTGGACTGGGAGAAGAGCGGCACACAAGGCGTCAGCGTCAGTTCGCTGCAGAACTCGATCTCAGCGGCCTTCGGCAGTGCTTACATCAACGACTTCATCCAGGGCGGCCGCGTGAAACGCGTCTATGCGCAAGCCGACGCCCCGTTCCGCATGTTGCCTAGCGATCTGGACCGGCTCTATGTCAGGAACCAGGCCGGCGGCATGGTTCCGGCCTCCTCACTAGCCAGTGGCCATTGGATCTTCGATTCACCGCGCCTGGAGCGCTACAACGCCTTCCCGTCACTGAACTTCCTGGGTGAACCAGCGGCCGGGCGGAGTTCGGGCGAGGCCATGCAGGCCATGGAGGAGATCGTGACAAAGCTGCCGAAAGGCATTGGTTACGATTGGACCGGCCTCTCCTACCAGGAGCGTGCCGGGCAGGCGCAAACCGGCCTCCTCTACTCTTTCTCGATCCTGGTGATCTTCCTGGTGCTGGCAGCGCTCTACGAGAGCTGGTCGATTCCCATCTCCATCATGCTGGCGTTGCCCCTAGGCGTGATCGGCGGCGTGGTGGCTTCCTCCTGGCGGGGGTTGCCGAATGACGTCTACTTCCAGATCGGTCTGTTGACCGTGCTGGGCCTGACCACCAAGAACGCCATCCTGATCGTTCAGTTCGCCAAGATCCGCCTGGAGGAAGGGTCCAGCCTGATCGACGCCACCTTGGATGCGGCCAAACTCCGGCTGCGTCCCATTGTGATGACTTCGCTGGCCTTCGGCTTCGGCGTGCTGCCTCTAGCCATCGCTCACGGGGCCGGCTCCGGCGCGCAGCAAGCCATCGGAACCAGCGTATTGGGCGGCATGGTGACAGCCACCTTCCTGGCCATCTTTTTCATCCCTCTGTTCTTCGTGATGATCGTGCAGTTATTTAAGAGGGGCAAGTAACATGAACCGCAAACTGCTTCTTCTGCTGTCCGTCCTCCTGCTTGGCGGATGCATGCGCAAGGTCCCCTATCAGCAGCCCGCCTCTCCGGTACCACCGGCCTGGCCACACAATGAACCCAGTCGGCCGGAAGGAGACTCCGCGCCGAAAGCCGCCGAGCTGCCGTGGCAGACGTTCTTTACGGACGATGGCCTGCGGAAGGTCATCGAAACCGCGCTGGCCAACAATCGCGACCTCAGAATGGCCGCGCTGCACATCGAGCGCGCGCAGGCGCTCTACCGTATTCAACGCGCACAGCAGTTCCCTACGGTGAACGCCACGGCCAGCGGCAGCCTCTACCGGCTGCCGAAGAATTCGTCCATCGGCGGATTCGACGTATCCCAGGCCGTGACAGTGCAGCAATACACCGTCAACCTGGGGGCCTCGTCGTGGGAGGTGGACCTGTTTGGCCGGATCCGCAACCTGAAGAGCGCGGCGCTGGAGCAGTATCTGGCGACCGAGCAGGCGCGCACCGCCACGCAGATGGCGCTGGTGGCCAACGTGGCCAGCAGCTATCTTGCACTGGCCGCCGACCGCAAGAGCCTGCAACTGGCCCAGGCCACGTTCGACGCCCAGCAGTCGACCTACGAGTTGATCCGGCAGACGCGCGATGCGGGCGTCGCGACAGACCTGGATTTGCAGCAGGCGCAAAGTCAAGTGGAATCCGCACGGGTCGACATCGCCCGCTACACGGG is a genomic window containing:
- a CDS encoding efflux RND transporter permease subunit translates to MSRFFLDRPVFAWVISIAMMLAGCVAIYTLPISQYPPIAPPAISITTVFPGASAKTVEDSVVQIIEQKMTGLDRMLYMGATSDSTGSGRIDLTFAPGTDPDLAWSKVQNKLQLAMPMLPEVVQRQGVTVSKSTRNYLMLVGLVSDNPKVNEHDLSDYAVSQIQPSLARVPGVGEVEAFGSQYAMRVWLNPDKLTSFNMTSDDIVAGIRAYNVEVSAGQFGGQPAVPGQRLNASILVQSLLKTPEEFGAIPLRINPDGSTVRVRDVARTELGTEFYDSRSSYNGKPAAVLAIRQEAGANALDTAEAIRAKMKDLSRYFPTGMGVVYPYDTTPFVVVAIKDVVRTLIEAIILVFLIMYLFLGNMRATLVPTIAVPVVILGTFGVLGALGFSINMLTMFAMVLAIGLLVDDAIVVVENVERVMSEDGLPPWEATKKSMGEITGALVGIGFVLSAVFAPMIFFPGSTGIIYRQFSVTVIASMLLSVLVALILTPVLCASLLKPVAKGHEAAESGFRLLRPFFLGFDHIFNRLRDRYQLSVRHILGFKLPYLFVFAVIVVAMGVLFTRMPTAYLPDEDQGMLMAMVQLPAGSTREQTEEVLTKVRHHFLVDQKDAVQSCMTISGFSFAGRGQDQGMAFIMLKDWELRNRPELRAQQVAGKAMGSFASMRNAIVFAFPPPAVVELGQAKGFDFMLQDRGGLGHEKLMEARKQLLDLAAKDPRLMAVRHNGIPDVPQYKVDLDWEKSGTQGVSVSSLQNSISAAFGSAYINDFIQGGRVKRVYAQADAPFRMLPSDLDRLYVRNQAGGMVPASSLASGHWIFDSPRLERYNAFPSLNFLGEPAAGRSSGEAMQAMEEIVTKLPKGIGYDWTGLSYQERAGQAQTGLLYSFSILVIFLVLAALYESWSIPISIMLALPLGVIGGVVASSWRGLPNDVYFQIGLLTVLGLTTKNAILIVQFAKIRLEEGSSLIDATLDAAKLRLRPIVMTSLAFGFGVLPLAIAHGAGSGAQQAIGTSVLGGMVTATFLAIFFIPLFFVMIVQLFKRGK
- a CDS encoding efflux transporter outer membrane subunit yields the protein MNRKLLLLLSVLLLGGCMRKVPYQQPASPVPPAWPHNEPSRPEGDSAPKAAELPWQTFFTDDGLRKVIETALANNRDLRMAALHIERAQALYRIQRAQQFPTVNATASGSLYRLPKNSSIGGFDVSQAVTVQQYTVNLGASSWEVDLFGRIRNLKSAALEQYLATEQARTATQMALVANVASSYLALAADRKSLQLAQATFDAQQSTYELIRQTRDAGVATDLDLQQAQSQVESARVDIARYTGQVTLDENALDLLVGSPVASTLQAPELSSAGAVKDIATQLPSEVLLRRPDILAAEHQLRAAYANIGAARAAYFPRIALTAGTGLMSSDLSKLFNSTAGTWNFAPQVAIPLFDYGTRKANVKVAEVDRDLAVAEYEKAIQAAFREVSDSLSQRTRLMEQQQAQQALVDTLEQTYRLSEARYKAGLDSYLSVLVAQRALYGGQQGLVGLRLARLGNLVTLYKALGGGA